In Aspergillus nidulans FGSC A4 chromosome IV, a single window of DNA contains:
- a CDS encoding uncharacterized protein (transcript_id=CADANIAT00000578): MAGFASANLLERVPEDEVLPAEFTVKAPPETDIWAKPPSTERFNAPILYKSIPLDTFKRARVAFSANWSQKYDQGGLIIVLNGNSGDRKWVKTGIEFTHDKPHLSTVAKDRWADWSLLPVPSGGTGATLEVVREPDDSLWIYLIQGVQKSPIREVTWVFAEEDVRDAWIGVYAARPSSAGGDLVVNFASLIIEVTDSTTK, translated from the exons ATGGCTGGCTTCGCATCCGCAAATCTGCTGGAGAGAGTTCCCGAAGACGAAGTTCTCCCCGCAGAATTCACCGTCAAAGCTCCGCCAGAAACAGATATTTGGGCCAAACCGCCTTCAACCGAGCGATTCAACGCTCCTATTCTGTACAAGTCCATTCCACTGGACACTTTTAAGCGTGCTCGAGTGGCATTCTCGGCCAACTGGAGCCAGAAATACGACCAGGGCGGACTCATCATCGTTCTCAACGGAAACAGCGGGGATCGGAAGTGGGTGAAAACTGGCATAGAATTCACTCATGACAAACCGCATCTGAGTACCGTAGCCAAGGACCGCTGGGCAGACTGGAGCCTGCTCCCGGTTCCATCAGGTGGTACTGGCGCAACCCTAGAAGTGGTCAGAGAGCCAGACGATAGCTTGTGGAT CTACCTTATTCAAGGGGTACAAAAATCCCCCATCCGGGAAGTCACCTGGGTatttgctgaggaggatgtccGTGATGCCTGGATTGGCGTGTACGCAGCGAGGCCATCAAGTGCGGGCGGGGATCTGGTAGTGAATTTCGCTTCACTGATAATTGAGGTGACGGATTCAACAACCAAGTAG